A genomic region of Candidatus Eremiobacteraceae bacterium contains the following coding sequences:
- the purH gene encoding bifunctional phosphoribosylaminoimidazolecarboxamide formyltransferase/IMP cyclohydrolase, with product MAGPAALLSVSDRTGLVTLAASLRSRGFALFGTSGTTAALRDAGLPCEDVGILTGFPPLLDGRVKTLHPKVFAGILADRDRPQHLEDLEKYEIPTFDLVVVNLYPFEQTVSGKGASEADAVEKIDIGGVTLLRAAAKNYAHVAVLVDPVQYASYVAALERGGPTASERRVWAAAAFARCEQYDAAIAAYFAAAEGPDDLPAMLRIDLPRAASLRYGENPQSRAAFYVAPAGVPQPTQLWGKTLSYNNLLDVDACLRLLAPIEEPVGFPAGPARRGVTAAIVKHTVPCGLAARDSALDAVTASLGADPISAFGGIVACSAQVDEETAEVLASRFLEVVSAPAYTPAALERLQRKKNLRVLQFDAGLPAALMDAVKIRSALGGVLMELPDPAAPPDEWTLVSDRYPSPLAWRDLLFGFAAVRQVRSNAAVVVKDEVTLGVCGGQTNRVAAVELACARAGDAVRGATLATDGFFPFADGLEAAARAGIVAVVAPKGSVRDPEVIAAAKSAGISLIFASRRYFLH from the coding sequence GTGGCCGGACCTGCCGCCTTGCTGTCCGTCTCGGACCGCACCGGACTTGTAACGCTCGCCGCAAGTCTGCGCAGCCGCGGGTTCGCGCTTTTCGGCACGTCGGGGACGACGGCCGCGCTGCGCGACGCGGGGCTGCCGTGCGAAGACGTCGGCATACTGACGGGGTTTCCCCCGTTGCTCGACGGACGCGTCAAGACGCTGCACCCGAAAGTCTTCGCGGGCATTCTAGCCGACCGGGACCGGCCGCAGCATCTCGAGGATCTGGAAAAGTACGAGATTCCCACGTTCGATCTGGTCGTCGTGAACCTGTATCCGTTCGAGCAGACCGTCTCAGGAAAAGGCGCGTCCGAAGCGGACGCCGTCGAGAAGATCGACATCGGCGGCGTGACGCTGCTGCGCGCGGCCGCGAAGAATTATGCGCACGTTGCCGTGCTCGTCGATCCCGTGCAATATGCAAGCTACGTCGCCGCGCTCGAACGCGGCGGACCCACCGCGAGCGAGCGTCGCGTATGGGCTGCGGCCGCCTTCGCCCGTTGCGAACAATACGATGCGGCGATTGCGGCGTACTTCGCGGCCGCCGAAGGGCCGGACGATTTGCCGGCCATGCTGCGCATCGATCTGCCGCGCGCGGCCAGCTTGCGCTACGGCGAAAATCCGCAGTCGCGCGCAGCGTTCTACGTCGCGCCGGCCGGCGTTCCCCAGCCCACGCAGCTTTGGGGCAAGACGCTGTCGTACAACAATCTCCTCGATGTGGATGCATGTCTCCGGCTTCTCGCGCCGATTGAAGAGCCCGTCGGATTTCCGGCGGGGCCCGCGCGGCGCGGCGTGACAGCAGCCATCGTCAAGCACACCGTTCCTTGCGGACTCGCCGCGCGCGACAGCGCGCTCGATGCCGTCACCGCCTCGCTCGGCGCCGATCCTATCTCGGCGTTCGGCGGCATCGTCGCCTGCAGCGCACAAGTCGACGAAGAAACCGCCGAAGTGTTGGCGTCTCGATTCTTGGAGGTCGTTTCGGCGCCGGCATACACGCCTGCCGCGCTCGAACGTCTGCAGCGCAAGAAAAATCTGCGCGTGCTGCAGTTCGACGCTGGACTACCCGCTGCGCTCATGGATGCGGTGAAGATCCGCTCGGCGCTCGGCGGCGTGCTGATGGAATTGCCCGATCCGGCCGCGCCGCCGGATGAATGGACTCTTGTGTCCGACCGCTATCCATCGCCGCTTGCGTGGCGAGATCTACTGTTCGGTTTTGCAGCAGTGCGGCAAGTCAGGTCCAACGCGGCCGTCGTCGTCAAGGACGAAGTGACGTTGGGCGTTTGCGGAGGGCAGACGAACCGAGTGGCCGCAGTCGAGCTCGCATGTGCTCGCGCAGGGGATGCCGTGCGCGGAGCGACGCTCGCGACCGATGGATTTTTTCCGTTCGCCGATGGCTTGGAAGCGGCTGCCCGTGCCGGCATCGTCGCGGTGGTCGCCCCGAAGGGCTCGGTGCGCGATCCCGAAGTCATCGCCGCGGCAAAATCCGCCGGCATCTCGCTGATCTTCGCGTCGCGGCGGTACTTCTTGCACTAG
- a CDS encoding amidohydrolase family protein translates to MTNRTSPPHFDCRCPHAPYSSDLHDRAASLFGRRSFLAGIGALSSSMFLTPLIAAAATGGTMLIRAARLFDGTTMHTPGVVVIKGTRIVSMMAGDAGSGAHVVELGNATLMPGLIDCHTHVAARATTSIYLDGFGVAGETGDSVAEAAIFSIKNAAGMLRNGFTTIRDVGGGSGIDIAMRDSIARGEIPGPRMLVAGVPLTITGGHGDMNDLPADVHVDRPNGVAVGPYGFREVVRENVKRHVDLIKILATGGVLSYGDTWNLPQMDLDEIQATTEEAHKFQRKVSAHCHGDPGIALAVDGGCDSIDHCTGVSEKTAKNMKDRGTFLVPTIWALDSINQPGNPNHIPQDSLDKAKTMTALRNDGVHRALAIGVKFAYGTDAGVFPHGQNNLDFKLLHGLGMDSVDILRSATASAAELLGVNDRGRIAPGLLADIMAVGGDPIADISVMTRPTFVMQGGETLSLAAPQQG, encoded by the coding sequence GTGACAAACCGCACATCGCCGCCGCACTTCGATTGCCGTTGTCCGCACGCGCCCTATTCATCCGACCTGCACGATCGAGCGGCGTCACTCTTCGGAAGGCGTTCATTTCTTGCGGGCATCGGCGCGCTCTCGAGCAGCATGTTCTTGACGCCGCTCATCGCCGCCGCCGCGACCGGCGGCACGATGCTCATCCGCGCGGCGCGCCTGTTCGACGGGACCACGATGCACACACCCGGCGTTGTCGTGATCAAAGGCACGCGCATCGTGTCGATGATGGCCGGCGATGCCGGATCGGGCGCGCACGTCGTCGAGCTCGGCAACGCGACGCTCATGCCGGGGCTGATCGACTGCCACACGCACGTCGCCGCGCGCGCAACCACGTCGATCTATCTCGACGGGTTCGGCGTGGCCGGCGAAACCGGCGACAGCGTGGCGGAAGCGGCGATCTTCAGCATCAAAAACGCCGCGGGCATGCTGCGCAATGGTTTCACGACGATCCGCGATGTGGGCGGCGGCAGCGGGATCGACATCGCCATGCGCGACTCCATCGCGCGCGGCGAGATTCCGGGGCCGCGCATGCTCGTGGCCGGCGTGCCGCTCACCATCACCGGCGGACACGGCGACATGAACGATCTTCCAGCCGATGTGCACGTGGACCGTCCGAATGGCGTCGCCGTGGGGCCATACGGTTTCCGCGAAGTCGTCCGCGAGAACGTGAAACGCCACGTCGACCTCATCAAGATTTTGGCGACCGGCGGCGTGCTCTCGTACGGCGACACGTGGAATCTGCCGCAGATGGATCTCGATGAGATCCAAGCCACGACCGAAGAAGCGCACAAATTCCAACGAAAAGTCAGCGCCCATTGCCACGGAGATCCCGGCATCGCGCTCGCGGTGGACGGAGGCTGCGATTCCATCGACCACTGCACCGGCGTGAGCGAGAAGACCGCGAAGAATATGAAGGATCGCGGCACATTCCTCGTCCCCACGATATGGGCGCTCGATTCCATAAACCAGCCGGGCAACCCCAACCATATCCCACAGGATAGCCTTGACAAGGCGAAGACGATGACCGCGCTGCGCAACGACGGCGTCCATCGCGCGCTGGCAATCGGCGTGAAATTTGCCTACGGAACCGACGCCGGCGTGTTTCCGCACGGGCAGAACAATTTAGACTTCAAGCTTCTGCACGGACTGGGGATGGACTCCGTCGACATACTTCGGTCGGCGACGGCGTCGGCCGCGGAGCTGCTCGGCGTGAACGATCGCGGCCGGATCGCACCGGGTCTGCTTGCAGACATCATGGCGGTAGGCGGCGATCCGATCGCCGACATAAGCGTGATGACCCGGCCCACATTCGTCATGCAGGGCGGCGAGACGCTATCGCTCGCCGCACCGCAGCAAGGTTAG
- a CDS encoding adenylyltransferase/cytidyltransferase family protein — translation MHAADKVLSRHDAAARAADLRVARGPVVFTNGVFDLLHVGHVRYLEYARALGGLLIVGVNSDASVRLLGKGPNRPIVPQAERAEVVAALACVDFVCIFDEERPDATILQIKPEIHVKSAQYRPDDLPEAAAVREVGGRIIIAPHVDGWSTTDIVAKLRAQDRV, via the coding sequence ATGCACGCGGCTGATAAAGTCCTTTCCCGACACGACGCCGCGGCTCGCGCCGCCGACCTGCGCGTGGCACGAGGTCCAGTGGTCTTCACCAACGGGGTCTTCGATCTGCTGCACGTCGGCCACGTCCGTTATCTCGAGTACGCGCGCGCATTAGGCGGATTGCTCATCGTGGGCGTCAATTCGGATGCATCGGTGCGGCTGCTCGGAAAGGGACCGAACCGGCCGATCGTGCCGCAGGCCGAGCGCGCCGAGGTGGTGGCCGCCTTGGCCTGTGTAGATTTCGTCTGCATTTTCGACGAAGAACGGCCCGATGCCACCATCCTCCAGATCAAGCCCGAGATCCACGTGAAGAGCGCTCAGTACCGGCCGGACGATTTACCCGAAGCGGCAGCCGTGCGCGAAGTGGGCGGACGCATTATCATCGCGCCGCATGTCGACGGCTGGTCGACAACCGACATCGTCGCGAAGCTGCGCGCGCAGGATCGCGTATGA
- the hisS gene encoding histidine--tRNA ligase, with protein sequence MSNLTAPRGTYDILPAQSVRWQALEEIIDASCARFGYGEIRTPVFESTDVFVRTIGEGTDIVDKEMYTFDDRAGRSLTLRPELTAPVVRAVLEHNLLQAVPLKLYYRGPFFRYERPQKGRYRQAHQFGVECFGAAAPQVDAEVIALALDVLSRSGIREVTTELNSMGCSSCRPAYRAALIEHFNRHADELSELSKARLQTNPLRILDSKDAADRALIEAAPDINDFLCAQCVAHFEGTQIALRAMGIDFVRNHRIVRGLDYYTRTVFEITSTSLGAQSAVCGGGRYDDLVQTMGGPPTPGVGFGMGMDRLLIVAEAVGSTLGASERTLDVAFVALDDASLAAVVPVLQAARMAGLRADVDYTLRKMDKQVKAAAARGAVYAVIVGSDELAAGEATLQDLRTRERVRVRLAGADREIARRLDDGRPHGT encoded by the coding sequence GTGAGCAACCTGACGGCGCCCAGGGGCACCTATGACATACTCCCCGCTCAGTCGGTTCGCTGGCAAGCGCTCGAGGAGATCATCGACGCGTCTTGCGCGCGCTTCGGCTACGGCGAGATCCGCACGCCGGTCTTCGAAAGCACGGACGTCTTCGTACGCACGATCGGCGAGGGCACGGACATCGTCGACAAGGAGATGTATACGTTCGACGATCGTGCCGGTCGAAGCCTCACCTTGCGGCCGGAGCTCACGGCGCCCGTCGTGCGCGCGGTGCTCGAACACAATCTCTTGCAGGCCGTGCCGCTCAAGCTGTATTACCGCGGACCTTTCTTTCGCTACGAGCGTCCGCAAAAGGGGCGTTACCGGCAGGCGCATCAGTTCGGCGTGGAGTGTTTCGGCGCAGCAGCCCCGCAAGTGGATGCCGAGGTAATCGCGCTCGCGCTCGACGTGCTCTCGCGATCGGGAATACGTGAGGTCACGACCGAGCTGAATTCGATGGGTTGCTCTTCGTGCCGCCCGGCTTATCGCGCGGCGCTTATCGAGCACTTCAATCGTCATGCGGACGAGCTCTCGGAATTGAGCAAGGCGCGCTTGCAAACCAATCCCTTGCGCATCCTCGATTCAAAAGATGCTGCCGATCGCGCTTTGATCGAGGCCGCGCCGGATATCAACGACTTTTTGTGCGCGCAGTGCGTGGCCCACTTCGAGGGTACGCAGATCGCGTTGCGCGCGATGGGCATCGACTTCGTCCGCAACCATCGCATCGTCCGCGGCCTTGACTACTATACGCGCACGGTATTTGAGATCACGTCGACGTCCCTCGGCGCGCAGAGCGCTGTGTGCGGCGGCGGCCGTTACGACGATCTCGTGCAGACGATGGGCGGGCCGCCGACACCCGGGGTCGGATTCGGCATGGGCATGGACCGGCTCTTGATCGTGGCAGAGGCGGTCGGCAGTACGCTCGGCGCAAGTGAGCGGACGCTGGACGTCGCGTTCGTCGCTCTCGACGATGCGAGTCTCGCTGCGGTCGTGCCCGTTTTGCAAGCGGCGCGAATGGCGGGCCTGCGTGCCGATGTCGATTATACGTTGCGAAAGATGGACAAGCAGGTCAAGGCGGCGGCGGCACGCGGGGCGGTATATGCCGTGATCGTGGGCAGTGATGAACTTGCCGCCGGCGAAGCGACATTGCAGGATCTTCGCACGCGCGAGCGCGTGCGGGTGCGTCTCGCCGGCGCGGATCGTGAGATCGCGCGGCGGCTCGATGATGGGAGGCCTCATGGAACCTGA
- a CDS encoding cupin domain-containing protein produces the protein MIFSPASSTKFVNVPFLPKCMAISIKQGNPTKGPFVTFARIATGCVVPWHWHTANVELYFVSGTGTHELQAGHIVAQVHPGDFFYLPAKSIHSFRCTSTCLVYNVSDRPDIIHWVDRNGNVVSQADALVLNEGP, from the coding sequence GTGATTTTCTCACCCGCTTCATCGACCAAATTCGTGAACGTGCCCTTCCTCCCGAAGTGCATGGCGATCTCGATAAAGCAAGGAAACCCCACGAAGGGACCATTTGTCACCTTTGCGAGAATCGCGACCGGTTGCGTCGTTCCGTGGCACTGGCACACCGCTAACGTGGAGCTTTATTTCGTTAGCGGTACTGGAACTCACGAGCTGCAGGCAGGACACATCGTCGCACAGGTGCACCCCGGCGATTTTTTCTACCTACCGGCAAAGTCGATCCATTCGTTTCGTTGCACGTCGACTTGTCTCGTCTACAATGTTTCGGATCGTCCTGACATCATCCATTGGGTGGACCGGAACGGGAATGTCGTCTCGCAGGCTGACGCGTTGGTGCTGAACGAGGGCCCGTAG
- a CDS encoding double-CXXCG motif protein, with translation MRLFRVHRDYSESADGFSYDIVAAHTWTLPGVQDCPKCFETWASSVAYPEIDLSSLPGEESYRARRPQTLYIVHRMREALRPFVAAGTSLPPGTEFGPLIGHGKGTFGDFGWPQWPGVMLVRPEAAARLEAAGIRGLRTVPARISYRGGEDPRFREVACTYEGSIADDALSPGGSPACVACGHRNLPSGKRTQLDPASVSGDVDIFRGIDLPSCIYATESFVNVTRSLELTDIAFEEIAWRQTPVEPRVSYRK, from the coding sequence GTGCGTCTCTTTCGTGTCCACCGCGACTATTCCGAATCCGCCGACGGGTTCTCGTACGACATCGTCGCGGCGCACACGTGGACACTGCCCGGCGTGCAAGATTGCCCGAAATGTTTTGAGACATGGGCTTCAAGCGTCGCGTATCCCGAAATCGACCTAAGCTCCCTGCCGGGCGAGGAGAGTTACCGCGCGCGGCGGCCGCAAACCCTTTACATCGTGCACCGGATGCGCGAAGCTTTGCGTCCGTTCGTCGCTGCGGGCACTTCGCTGCCGCCGGGCACCGAATTCGGACCGCTGATCGGTCATGGCAAAGGCACGTTCGGCGATTTCGGCTGGCCCCAATGGCCAGGCGTCATGCTCGTGCGGCCCGAGGCCGCGGCGCGGCTCGAAGCGGCCGGCATACGCGGATTGCGCACGGTGCCGGCTCGCATCTCGTATCGCGGCGGCGAAGATCCGAGGTTCCGTGAAGTAGCGTGCACGTATGAGGGCAGCATCGCAGACGACGCGTTGTCGCCGGGCGGTTCGCCCGCGTGCGTCGCGTGCGGCCATCGAAATCTCCCCAGTGGAAAGCGCACGCAGCTCGATCCGGCCTCGGTGAGCGGCGATGTCGACATCTTCCGAGGCATCGATCTCCCTTCGTGCATCTACGCTACTGAATCGTTTGTCAATGTCACGCGCTCGCTAGAGCTGACCGACATCGCATTCGAGGAAATAGCGTGGCGGCAGACTCCCGTCGAGCCGCGGGTCAGCTACCGGAAGTGA
- the rfaE1 gene encoding D-glycero-beta-D-manno-heptose-7-phosphate kinase — MTARDKSAWIATLLADMRAKRIVVAGDLMLDEWLWGRVRRISPEAPVPVVEVQSHSYTLGGAGNVASNLAALGAKVAVVGIVGRDDAGDRVMSLFKKLNVDTRGITRVARRPTTQKTRIVAHHQQVVRADRESSEPLEERVRDIMCRSLAAFDGRVDGVVVSDYGKGAVDARLVAAARRFKRKAIVTGDPKPDNIDAFSGIDCIAPNAMEAEAASGIEIGNDADLARAGAKLVRRTKCKHVLITRGEHGMTLFSKNARPFTVPAVARQVFDVSGAGDTVVSTLTLALAAGASIEHAVALATLAAGVVVEKLGTATATSKEISSFAAHEGVADAVPFAPLKRRGVRDARG, encoded by the coding sequence ATGACCGCTCGCGACAAGTCTGCCTGGATCGCGACCTTGCTCGCCGACATGCGCGCGAAACGCATAGTCGTCGCCGGAGACCTCATGCTCGATGAGTGGCTGTGGGGTCGCGTACGCCGCATATCGCCCGAAGCGCCGGTGCCCGTGGTCGAAGTCCAATCGCACTCCTACACGCTGGGCGGCGCAGGAAACGTTGCGAGCAACTTGGCCGCGCTCGGCGCCAAAGTGGCGGTCGTCGGCATCGTCGGCCGCGATGATGCCGGCGATCGCGTCATGTCGTTGTTCAAGAAGTTGAACGTGGATACGCGCGGGATCACGCGCGTGGCTCGGCGCCCCACGACGCAGAAGACGCGAATCGTCGCCCACCATCAACAGGTCGTTCGCGCGGACCGCGAAAGCTCGGAGCCGCTCGAAGAACGGGTGCGCGACATCATGTGCCGTTCTCTGGCGGCGTTCGACGGGCGAGTCGACGGGGTGGTCGTCTCCGACTACGGCAAGGGCGCGGTCGACGCGCGGCTCGTCGCCGCGGCTCGCCGGTTCAAGCGCAAAGCGATCGTGACCGGGGATCCAAAGCCCGACAACATCGATGCATTCTCCGGGATCGATTGCATCGCGCCTAACGCGATGGAAGCCGAAGCCGCTTCCGGGATTGAAATCGGGAATGACGCAGATCTCGCGCGCGCGGGCGCCAAACTCGTGCGCCGGACCAAGTGCAAACACGTCTTGATCACCCGCGGCGAACATGGCATGACTCTTTTCTCGAAGAACGCGCGGCCGTTCACGGTTCCGGCGGTGGCTCGCCAGGTCTTCGATGTCAGCGGCGCGGGCGACACGGTCGTCTCCACCCTCACGCTCGCGTTGGCGGCGGGCGCATCCATTGAACACGCCGTCGCTCTCGCGACGTTAGCCGCCGGCGTGGTGGTGGAGAAGCTCGGCACCGCCACTGCGACGTCAAAAGAGATCAGCTCGTTCGCCGCTCACGAAGGCGTGGCCGATGCCGTGCCGTTCGCGCCGCTCAAGCGGCGTGGAGTACGCGATGCACGCGGCTGA
- a CDS encoding permease has product MHVRPAPAPSPLPLRARVVIAGAICFACVKTPPESLLALSAAIADWASIVLAALPYVVFGALAATLTRLSASRWPSRSHNAIAVFAIFNPGCDCALNGFAGALARAHTALAGFALTFAAAASPAALAVTYAAFGMHMTATRAAGGAIAAALTAVSWSILAQPVLGQASLAQRRDRTVLGQASLAQRRGRIVGGQASLAHSAPRDILRQASLAHSAPRGVLGQASLAQRRDRTVLGQASLAHSAPRGVLRQASLAQRRDRAVRGQASLAQRRDRTVLGQASLAHAEHRPDLPGELAAALAGIAFAAAAAVAAKIIVPAAAFAHLSPAGAALLGALLSPCSTADPLLAAALTQHARAQISFMLAAQCLDVRQMLLLQRHFGTARMTAAAGSAAIACVLATMFA; this is encoded by the coding sequence ATGCACGTTCGGCCAGCTCCGGCGCCATCCCCTTTGCCGCTGCGCGCCCGGGTAGTTATCGCCGGCGCTATTTGTTTCGCGTGCGTCAAGACGCCGCCCGAATCATTGCTCGCGCTGTCCGCTGCGATTGCCGATTGGGCATCCATCGTACTGGCGGCGCTGCCGTATGTCGTTTTTGGTGCGCTCGCCGCAACGCTCACACGCCTGTCCGCTTCTCGATGGCCCTCGCGTAGCCATAATGCCATCGCGGTGTTCGCGATTTTTAATCCAGGATGCGATTGCGCGCTCAACGGATTTGCCGGCGCACTCGCACGCGCGCACACGGCTTTGGCCGGCTTCGCGCTGACGTTTGCCGCCGCAGCATCGCCGGCCGCGCTTGCAGTAACCTACGCAGCGTTCGGCATGCACATGACCGCAACTCGCGCGGCCGGCGGCGCCATCGCCGCCGCACTCACCGCCGTGTCGTGGTCCATATTAGCGCAACCCGTACTAGGGCAAGCATCGCTTGCCCAGCGTCGTGATCGTACTGTACTAGGGCAAGCATCGCTTGCCCAGCGTCGTGGTCGTATTGTAGGAGGGCAAGCATCGCTTGCCCATTCTGCCCCTCGCGACATACTACGGCAAGCATCGCTTGCCCATTCTGCCCCTCGCGGCGTACTAGGGCAAGCATCGCTTGCCCAGCGTCGTGATCGTACTGTACTAGGGCAAGCATCGCTTGCCCATTCTGCCCCACGCGGCGTACTACGGCAAGCATCGCTTGCCCAGCGTCGTGATCGTGCTGTACGAGGGCAAGCATCGCTTGCCCAGCGTCGTGATCGTACTGTACTAGGGCAAGCATCGCTTGCCCATGCCGAACATCGCCCCGATCTACCCGGCGAACTGGCCGCTGCGCTGGCCGGCATCGCGTTCGCAGCCGCCGCGGCGGTCGCCGCAAAAATAATCGTTCCTGCCGCCGCTTTCGCCCACTTGTCGCCCGCGGGCGCCGCGCTTCTCGGCGCGCTTCTCTCGCCATGTTCGACCGCCGATCCGTTGCTCGCGGCCGCTCTCACGCAACATGCGCGAGCACAGATCTCATTCATGCTCGCGGCCCAGTGTCTGGACGTCCGCCAAATGCTACTCCTGCAGCGGCACTTCGGCACTGCGCGCATGACTGCCGCCGCAGGTAGCGCAGCGATCGCGTGCGTGCTGGCCACGATGTTCGCGTGA
- a CDS encoding biotin/lipoyl-containing protein — translation MEPDKRVLDKLVELMQREGLDRIRVQVGDTDIDLRMSAPNQAIAAAAADRTRLLPAGSAASAEQSRALPANIKKVLAPLVGVFYRAPAPGAPSFCETGGTVTEGQVLCILEAMKLMNEIVSEFDGKVAKICVNDGDLVTLNQELMWIET, via the coding sequence ATGGAACCTGACAAAAGGGTCCTGGACAAGCTCGTCGAGTTGATGCAGCGCGAAGGTCTCGATCGCATCCGCGTACAGGTCGGCGACACCGACATCGACCTGCGGATGTCTGCGCCCAACCAGGCCATCGCCGCCGCTGCGGCCGACCGAACTCGATTGCTGCCGGCGGGTTCGGCCGCTTCCGCCGAGCAGAGCCGCGCCCTGCCCGCGAACATCAAGAAAGTGCTCGCGCCGCTTGTCGGCGTTTTCTACCGCGCGCCGGCGCCGGGCGCTCCGTCGTTTTGCGAAACGGGCGGCACGGTCACCGAAGGGCAGGTTCTTTGCATCCTGGAAGCGATGAAATTGATGAACGAAATCGTCAGTGAATTCGACGGCAAGGTCGCCAAGATCTGCGTCAACGACGGCGATCTCGTAACGCTCAATCAGGAACTCATGTGGATCGAGACCTGA
- a CDS encoding HAD family hydrolase gives MDRDLSDDRKRRAVFLDRDGTLNVDREYVGKAEDVELVQNAAEGAKMLAAAGYVLVVVSNQSGIARGYFTEKQADAVDERLAQLLAGRGVTIAASYRCPHLPDAPLPQYAVDCDCRKPSPGLILRAAAELSLDPNASWAIGDRARDIAAGAAAGCRTIAVDPVPPSQEAEDFGASEPEYRARDLVDAAHYVIAHS, from the coding sequence GTGGATCGAGACCTGAGCGATGACCGCAAACGGCGCGCGGTGTTCTTAGATCGCGACGGCACCTTGAATGTGGATCGTGAATACGTGGGCAAAGCGGAAGACGTCGAACTCGTCCAAAACGCGGCCGAGGGCGCGAAGATGCTCGCCGCGGCGGGCTACGTCTTGGTCGTCGTATCAAATCAATCGGGCATCGCGCGCGGATACTTCACGGAGAAGCAGGCGGATGCGGTCGACGAACGTCTCGCCCAACTCCTCGCCGGCCGGGGCGTCACCATCGCTGCATCGTACCGCTGCCCGCATCTGCCGGACGCACCACTGCCGCAGTACGCGGTCGACTGCGATTGCCGTAAACCGTCGCCGGGGCTGATCCTCCGTGCCGCCGCCGAGTTGTCGCTCGACCCAAACGCGTCGTGGGCGATCGGCGACCGCGCCCGCGACATCGCGGCGGGCGCCGCTGCCGGGTGCCGCACGATCGCGGTCGATCCGGTTCCGCCGTCGCAGGAAGCGGAAGATTTCGGCGCGTCAGAGCCGGAATATCGGGCACGCGACCTTGTCGACGCCGCGCACTACGTCATCGCGCACTCATGA